The Antedon mediterranea chromosome 11, ecAntMedi1.1, whole genome shotgun sequence genome window below encodes:
- the LOC140062855 gene encoding digestive cysteine proteinase 1-like encodes MKCVIVLFVLLVDLSGSLSVKADPPKPAFTGSYYASGVLQLPYAELKEEFSIYYDVKTKRSLVSFYNGLDKTYLFEKNAGFDYGVTYTISPETVTGKVETGCFQMNGTKDGAVSIQSFIPDVSDFNYAGQGVANEVEVDIWKSVVDVGQKTNTYRFMVTQSQPPRPVRYEMIGYDTLIGSHYDRYYVDYYVYSTKPIPDTTFDLPKGLKCGSFPGPGIEHHIITNPHQEIFSPHKGDRYNKFYETYKDIHNKQYSDAFEHRKRQSTFRNNVRFIHSTNRAHLSYKVEVNHLVDLFDDELRQMRGRLYTPSGNNGLPYVAKDNKIPDSVDWRIKGAVSQVKDQATCGSCWSFGATGTIEGAYFLQTGKMVRLSQQNLMDCSWKRGNNGCDGGEEWRSYEWIRDNGGLQAESTYGHYLGQNGRCHFNSSNIAIQITDYYNITSGSQSKLANAIANVGPIAVGIDASHKSLSYYASGIYYEKACGNKPENLDHAVLAVGYGKIGSESYWLIKNSWSTNWGNNGYVLMNQKENNCGVATDATHVKLKQK; translated from the exons ATGAAGTGTGTaatagttttgtttgttttgttagtGGACCTATCAG GTTCATTATCAGTGAAAGCAGATCCTCCCAAGCCAGCATTTACAGGAAGCTACTATGCCTCTGGTGTTCTGCAATTACCGTACGCTGAATTGAAGGAGGAGTTTTCTATTTACTATGATGTGAAGACCAAAAGGAGCCTGGTTTCCTTCTATAATG gTTTGGACAAGACTTACCTCTTTGAAAAGAATGCTGGCTTTGACTATGGCGTCACCTACACTATTTCTCCTGAAACCGTCACAGGTAAAGTAGAAACGGGATGCTTTCAGATGAATGGGACAAAAGACGGTGCTGTCTCTATTCAGAGTTTTATTCCTGATGTCTCTGACTTCAAT TATGCAGGGCAGGGAGTTGCAAATGAGGTTGAAGTAGACATTTGGAAAAGTGTTGTTGATGTAGGCCAAAAGACAAACACGTACAGATTCATGGTGACACAGAGCCAACCACCAAGACCTGTGCGATATGAAATGATTGGCTATGACACATTAATTGGTTCCCATTACGATCGTTATTACGTGGACTATTATGTATACAGTACTAAACCGATACCTGATACAACGTTTGATTTACCTAAAG GTCTGAAGTGTGGCTCATTCCCTGGACCTGGTATTGAGCATCATATCATTACTAACCCACACCAAGAGATTTTTAGCCCACACAAAGGAGACCGTTACAATAAGTTTTACGAGACCTACAAAGATATACATAATAAGCAATACAGTGATGCATTTGAACATCGAAAGAGGCAATCAACTTTCAGAAATAATGTCCG GTTTATTCACTCAACAAATCGTGCGCATCTCAGCTACAAAGTGGAAGTAAACCACCTAGTTGACCTATTTGACGATGAACTACGACAAATGCGAGGAAGATTGTACACACCGAGCGGAAACAACGGTTTGCCCTACGTTGCTAAAGATAACAAAATACCAGACAGCGTGGATTGGAGAATAAAGG gtGCTGTCAGTCAAGTAAAAGACCAAGCAACTTGTGGCTCATGTTGGAGTTTTGGTGCAACTGGAACTATAGAGGGTGCTTATTTTCTCCag ACAGGAAAAATGGTTCGTCTGTCACAACAGAATCTAATGGACTGCTCATGGAAACGCGGGAACAATGGTTGTGATGGCGGTGAAGAGTGGCGTTCCTATGAATGGATAAGGGATAATGGAGGTTTACAGGCCGAGTCAACATATGGTCATTACCTTGGCCAG AATGGAAGGTGCCACTTTAATAGTTCCAATATAGCTATACAGATCACAGACTACTATAACATTACATCTGGAAGTCAGAGTAAGTTGGCCAATGCAATTGCCAATGTTGGCCCTATTGCTGTTGGGATAGATGCTTCGCACAAGTCGTTGTCGTATTACGCCAGTGGAATCTACTACGAAAAGGCATGTG GAAACAAACCAGAGAATCTCGATCATGCTGTGTTAGCAGTTGGGTATGGTAAGATAGGGTCAGAATCTTACTGGCTTATTAAGAACTCCTGGTCGACGAACTGGGGAAACAACGGCTATGTTCTTATGAatcaaaaagaaaacaattgtgGAGTTGCAACTGATGCAACTCATGTAAAgttgaaacaaaaataa
- the LOC140062986 gene encoding uncharacterized protein — protein MPESDSETNLSDHASLMSHDERVNEELLRLKDGNSTANIVPTRRLPPIGNQSMPTLRDKSTFQILEELRMSGVIVNPRPGQNGCSFDILDGVKPVLEMPRSLSRLERQTDDENNGRETNLTWKLTAAEKRRKEFLLKRKQSLKVRKTTAFQQTLSEKRELQDMQNQAKQIAAEERRQNQLLQKTKKVNIEDVRKRFDRIDDKIRENAQKVLKEKEETCRLVMMKKEHRQIITCMATNQHQRAVRYRKRDRIEQERLDLEVEVEKDNTYFAPEEHYDL, from the exons ATGCCAGAG AGTGATTCAGAAACCAATCTTTCTGATCATGCATCTTTGATGAGCCATGACGAAAGAGTGAATGAAGAACTACTAAGATTAAAGGATGGAAACTCAACTG CAAACATTGTTCCAACTCGTCGACTTCCACCTATTGGTAACCAAAGTATGCCGACTCTTAGAGACAAGAGCACCTTCCAGATCTTAGAAGAGCTAAGAATGTCTGGTGTCATCGTGAACCCAAGACCTGGACAAAATGGATGCTCCTTTGACATTTTGGATGGAGTCAAACCTGTATTAGAGATGCCACGGTCATTGTCCAGACTCGAGCGACAAACAGACGACGAGAACAATGGAAGAGAAACTAATCTTACTTGGAAGCTAACAGCAGCCGAAAAGAGACGAAAA GAGTTTCTTCTTAAAAGAAAGCAATCACTTAAGGTACGAAAGACCACAGCATTCCAACAAACACTTTCGGAAAAACGAGAGCTCCAGGATATGCAAAACCAAGCGAAACAAATCGCAGCCGAGGAAAGAAGACAG aaccAGCTTCTTCAAAAGACAAAGAAAGTGAATATTGAGGATGTCAGAAAAAGATTTGATCGCATTGACGATAAAATCAGAGAAAATGCACAGAAAGTACTTAAGGAGAAGGAAGAGACTTGTAGACTAGTGATGATGAAGAAGGAGCACAGGCAGATAATTACTTGTATGGCCACAAACCAGCATCAGAGAGCTGTTAGGTACAGGAAACGAGATAGGATTGAACAAGAGAGGTTGGATTTGGAAGTTGAAGTAGAAAAAGACAACACTTACTTTGCACCGGAAGAACATTATGATCTTTAA